A stretch of the Haloplanus aerogenes genome encodes the following:
- a CDS encoding SAM hydrolase/SAM-dependent halogenase family protein, with the protein MITLASDFGTPYPAAMKGALLRRTDARLVDVSHDLPRGAIRESAFWLREVLPTFPPATHLAVVDPGVGTDRGVLVARAGEHTFVSPDNGLLAPAVRRIADGADADVDWFHADPGEPTSSTFHGRDVFAPLAATIHEFVADAGVGALGTHDRLTAIDGPVDCRLPEATVEDDRADGWVLAVDDFGNVVTNVPGDFLDGREVVRVNGQRVPVGATFGAVDPGSPLVVVGSHGYVECDVNGGRGDEWFGLSPGNTVEIDGVA; encoded by the coding sequence ATGATCACGCTCGCGTCCGACTTCGGCACGCCGTATCCGGCCGCGATGAAAGGCGCCCTGTTGCGGCGGACGGACGCCCGCCTCGTCGACGTGAGCCACGACCTGCCCCGCGGGGCGATCCGCGAATCGGCCTTCTGGCTCCGCGAAGTCCTGCCCACCTTCCCGCCGGCGACCCACCTTGCGGTCGTCGATCCCGGCGTCGGCACCGACCGCGGCGTCCTCGTCGCCCGCGCGGGCGAACACACATTCGTCAGCCCGGACAACGGTCTGCTCGCACCCGCAGTGCGTCGGATCGCGGACGGCGCGGACGCCGACGTGGACTGGTTCCACGCCGACCCCGGCGAACCCACCTCCAGCACCTTCCACGGCCGGGACGTGTTCGCCCCGCTCGCGGCGACGATACACGAGTTCGTCGCGGACGCGGGCGTCGGCGCCCTCGGAACCCACGACCGCCTGACCGCAATCGACGGGCCGGTCGACTGCCGGCTTCCGGAGGCGACGGTCGAGGACGACCGGGCCGATGGGTGGGTCCTCGCCGTCGACGACTTCGGCAACGTCGTCACGAACGTTCCCGGCGACTTCCTCGACGGCCGGGAGGTCGTCCGTGTGAACGGCCAGCGCGTCCCCGTCGGGGCGACGTTCGGCGCCGTCGATCCCGGCAGTCCGCTGGTCGTCGTCGGCAGCCACGGCTACGTCGAGTGCGACGTGAACGGCGGCCGCGGCGACGAGTGGTTCGGCCTCTCGCCGGGGAATACGGTAGAAATCGACGGCGTGGCCTGA
- a CDS encoding nicotinamide-nucleotide adenylyltransferase codes for MRGFYIGRFQPYHDGHHRMVAEIVDEVDELVLGIGSAGHSHTTRNPFTAGERVMMVTKSVAEFDLTTYVVPIEDLDRNSVWVSHVRSMSPSFDLAYSNNPLVIQLFEEAGVEVRQSPMFNRDVLEGTELRERMIEGGEWQHLVPDAVVEVIDEIGGIERIQRVSETDSNGP; via the coding sequence ATGCGGGGGTTCTACATCGGCCGGTTCCAGCCGTATCACGACGGTCACCACCGGATGGTCGCCGAGATCGTCGACGAGGTCGACGAACTCGTCCTCGGGATCGGGAGCGCCGGCCACTCGCACACGACGCGCAATCCCTTCACGGCGGGCGAGCGCGTGATGATGGTCACGAAATCGGTCGCCGAATTCGATCTCACGACCTACGTGGTCCCTATCGAGGATCTGGACCGCAACTCCGTCTGGGTGAGCCACGTCCGGAGCATGTCGCCCTCCTTCGACCTCGCCTACTCCAACAACCCGCTCGTCATCCAGTTGTTCGAGGAGGCAGGCGTCGAGGTGCGCCAGTCACCCATGTTCAACCGCGATGTGCTAGAGGGGACGGAACTCCGCGAGCGCATGATCGAGGGCGGCGAGTGGCAGCATCTCGTCCCCGACGCGGTCGTCGAGGTCATCGACGAAATCGGCGGCATCGAGCGTATCCAACGGGTGAGCGAAACCGACAGCAACGGCCCATGA
- a CDS encoding CPBP family intramembrane glutamic endopeptidase yields MPEWTAFAGFVGVVLAGLLFLARASTQAVTAPSASSAETQTSEFPPTLTERVVDAPDRDARPVDSGDGALHLSTTALLVNVVVSQGLFATLLVVGMWVAAVPVSSLGLTVDALSLGAGVGLGVVLHAINTLGSRLSERFDLGDATALREAMAPDSAGGWAALLLVVLPLVAGFEELLFRGVLIGTFATGFGVSPWLLAAVSSVAFALGHGAQGRAGIVVTGLLGFVLAAAFVLTGSLITVVVAHYLVNALEFVVNER; encoded by the coding sequence GTGCCCGAGTGGACGGCGTTCGCCGGCTTCGTCGGCGTCGTCCTCGCCGGACTCCTCTTTCTCGCACGCGCGTCGACGCAGGCCGTGACGGCACCGTCCGCATCGTCGGCCGAGACGCAGACCTCGGAGTTTCCACCGACCCTCACCGAGCGCGTCGTCGACGCGCCGGACCGTGACGCCCGACCGGTCGACTCCGGCGACGGGGCGCTCCATCTTTCGACGACCGCCCTGCTGGTGAACGTCGTCGTCTCGCAGGGCCTCTTTGCCACCCTCCTCGTCGTCGGTATGTGGGTGGCCGCTGTCCCCGTCTCGTCGCTCGGGCTCACCGTCGACGCCCTGTCGCTCGGCGCCGGCGTCGGCCTCGGCGTCGTGCTCCACGCGATCAACACGCTCGGCTCCCGTCTCAGCGAGCGGTTCGACCTCGGGGACGCGACGGCGCTCCGGGAGGCGATGGCGCCCGACTCGGCCGGAGGCTGGGCGGCACTGCTTCTCGTGGTGCTTCCGCTCGTCGCCGGCTTCGAGGAACTCCTCTTTCGTGGCGTGCTGATCGGCACGTTCGCCACGGGATTCGGCGTCTCGCCGTGGCTGCTTGCCGCCGTCTCCTCCGTCGCCTTCGCTCTCGGTCACGGCGCGCAGGGGCGAGCCGGCATCGTCGTCACCGGGCTACTCGGGTTCGTCCTCGCGGCGGCGTTCGTTCTCACGGGGAGTCTGATCACCGTCGTCGTCGCCCACTACCTCGTGAACGCGCTGGAGTTCGTGGTGAACGAGCGGTAG
- the lonB gene encoding ATP-dependent protease LonB translates to MNDDTNTDERPAGGAERVDDDPPREDSGGADEWEDDVPVPSDPDPGDDPGDGADDGSIDDLGSDVQIDAEIDEDAEDDLLGGLQIDSTAEIKVPDRLVDQVIGQEHARDVVMKAAKQRRHVMMIGSPGTGKSMLAKAMSELLPKEELQDVLVYHNPDDGNEPKVRTVPSGKGDQIVEAHKEEARKRNQMRSFLMWIIIAIVLGYSLIIAGNILLGILAAGIIYLAFRYGSRGSDAMIPNLIVNNADQQTAPFEDATGAHAGALLGDVRHDPFQSGGMETPSHDRVEPGAIHKANKGVLFVDEINTLDVRSQQHLMTAIQEGEFGITGQSERSSGAMVQTEPVPCDFIMIAAGNLDAMENMHPALRSRIKGYGYEVYMDDTIEDTPEMRRKYARFIAQEVEKDGRLPHFTDDAIEEVILEARRRAGRKGHLTLELRNLGGLVRVAGDIARADDADYTTRDHVLQAKGRSRSIEQQLADDFIQRRKDYELQVSDGFVVGRVNGLAVMGEDSGIVLPVMAEVTPSQGPGEVIATGQLKEMAQEAVSNVSAIIKKFSDEDITQKDIHIQFVQAGEGGVDGDSASITVATAVISALEGVGVDQSLAMTGSLSVRGDVLPVGGVTHKIEAAAKTGCTRVIIPEANMQDVMIEDEYEEMIEIIPVSHISEVLDVALEGEPEKDSLVDRLKQITGSALDQQSVSKGPSSPSPQ, encoded by the coding sequence ATGAACGACGACACGAACACGGACGAGCGCCCGGCCGGCGGCGCGGAGCGGGTCGACGACGACCCGCCCCGTGAGGACTCCGGCGGGGCCGACGAATGGGAAGACGACGTCCCTGTCCCGTCCGACCCGGACCCCGGCGACGACCCGGGTGACGGTGCGGACGACGGGTCCATCGACGACCTCGGCAGCGACGTTCAGATCGACGCCGAAATCGACGAGGACGCGGAGGACGACCTCCTCGGCGGGCTTCAGATCGACTCGACCGCCGAGATCAAAGTTCCCGACCGACTCGTCGACCAGGTGATCGGACAGGAACACGCCCGCGACGTCGTCATGAAGGCGGCCAAACAGCGCCGTCACGTCATGATGATCGGCTCGCCCGGGACGGGCAAGTCGATGCTCGCGAAGGCGATGAGCGAACTCCTCCCGAAGGAGGAACTGCAGGACGTCCTCGTCTACCACAACCCCGACGACGGCAACGAACCGAAGGTTCGGACGGTGCCCTCGGGGAAGGGCGATCAGATCGTCGAGGCCCACAAGGAGGAAGCCCGCAAGCGCAACCAGATGCGCTCGTTCCTCATGTGGATCATCATCGCCATCGTGCTGGGCTACTCCCTCATCATCGCCGGGAACATCCTGCTCGGCATCCTCGCGGCGGGTATCATCTACCTCGCGTTCCGCTACGGCTCCCGTGGCTCCGACGCGATGATCCCGAACCTGATCGTGAACAACGCGGATCAGCAGACGGCGCCGTTCGAGGACGCGACGGGTGCCCACGCCGGCGCCCTGCTGGGCGACGTGCGCCACGACCCGTTCCAGTCCGGTGGCATGGAGACGCCGTCCCACGACCGCGTGGAGCCGGGGGCCATCCACAAGGCAAACAAGGGCGTGCTGTTCGTCGACGAGATCAACACGCTCGACGTGCGTTCCCAGCAGCACCTGATGACGGCGATTCAGGAGGGCGAGTTCGGCATCACGGGCCAGTCCGAGCGCTCCTCGGGCGCGATGGTCCAGACCGAACCCGTCCCCTGTGACTTCATCATGATCGCCGCGGGGAACCTCGACGCGATGGAGAACATGCACCCGGCACTCCGCTCGCGGATCAAGGGCTACGGCTACGAGGTGTACATGGACGACACCATCGAAGACACGCCCGAGATGCGCCGGAAGTACGCCCGGTTCATCGCGCAGGAAGTGGAGAAGGACGGCCGCCTGCCCCACTTCACCGACGACGCCATCGAGGAAGTCATCCTCGAAGCGCGCCGTCGCGCGGGCCGGAAGGGTCACCTGACGCTCGAACTCCGTAACCTCGGCGGCCTCGTCCGCGTCGCGGGCGACATCGCTCGCGCCGACGACGCCGACTACACGACCCGCGACCACGTCCTGCAGGCGAAGGGTCGCTCCCGCAGCATCGAACAGCAGCTCGCGGACGACTTCATCCAGCGCCGCAAGGACTACGAACTGCAGGTCAGCGACGGCTTCGTCGTCGGCCGCGTCAACGGCCTGGCCGTCATGGGCGAGGACTCCGGTATCGTCCTCCCCGTCATGGCCGAGGTGACGCCCTCGCAGGGCCCCGGAGAGGTCATCGCCACGGGACAGCTGAAGGAGATGGCGCAGGAGGCAGTTTCGAACGTCTCCGCCATCATCAAGAAGTTCTCCGACGAGGACATCACCCAGAAGGACATCCACATCCAGTTCGTCCAGGCGGGTGAGGGCGGCGTCGACGGCGACTCCGCCTCCATCACTGTCGCGACGGCGGTCATCAGCGCCCTCGAAGGCGTCGGCGTCGACCAGTCGCTCGCCATGACCGGATCGCTCTCGGTCCGCGGCGACGTGCTCCCGGTCGGCGGCGTCACGCACAAAATCGAGGCCGCCGCCAAGACCGGCTGTACTCGGGTTATCATCCCCGAGGCCAACATGCAGGACGTGATGATCGAGGACGAGTACGAGGAGATGATCGAAATCATCCCCGTCAGCCACATCAGCGAAGTCCTCGACGTGGCGCTCGAAGGCGAGCCCGAGAAGGACTCGCTGGTCGACCGCCTCAAGCAGATCACGGGCTCCGCGCTCGATCAGCAGAGCGTCAGCAAGGGCCCGAGCAGTCCCAGCCCGCAGTAA
- a CDS encoding MGMT family protein, which produces MEGIYARESPTLGRAVQIGVVADRVISVSFPEEPPADAESEHSLLDRVFDYLDGAEDHFDDVTVGLTVPTDQRTVLEAVRNVPYGETVDVARVARLAGLDDEDEADLDTVREALRANPAPLFIPDHRVAGPGATPSAVTERLRDLES; this is translated from the coding sequence ATGGAAGGCATCTACGCACGCGAGTCGCCGACGCTCGGCCGGGCCGTACAGATCGGCGTCGTGGCCGACCGCGTCATCAGCGTCTCCTTTCCCGAGGAGCCGCCGGCCGACGCCGAGTCCGAGCATTCCCTCTTGGACCGGGTCTTCGACTACCTCGACGGCGCCGAGGATCACTTCGACGACGTGACCGTCGGCCTCACGGTGCCGACCGACCAGCGAACCGTGCTGGAGGCCGTTCGAAACGTCCCCTACGGCGAGACGGTGGACGTGGCACGGGTGGCGCGACTCGCCGGCCTCGACGACGAGGACGAGGCGGACCTCGACACCGTCCGGGAGGCGCTGCGGGCCAACCCCGCCCCCCTCTTCATCCCCGACCACCGGGTCGCGGGGCCGGGCGCGACGCCGTCCGCGGTGACCGAACGCCTGCGCGACCTCGAATCCTGA
- the thsA gene encoding thermosome subunit alpha: MQQPLYILTEDTQRTQGRNAQDSNIRAGKAVANAVRTTLGPRGMDKMLVDASGTVVVTNDGATILGEMDIEHPAAKMIVEVAETQEESVGDGTTTAAVLAGELLARAEDLLDSDLHPTVVVEGYDEAVGIALTAIGEMTLEADLDDDLLARVAESSMTGKGTGDVSAEILAERVVAAVRHVTTDGDIDHDSIHITTHTGASSSATRLVEGVVVDKDPLVDAMPRSVEEATVAVVDVKLDVRKSSVDTEYAITSVDQLDAALDAEETELRGYASALADAGVDVVFCTKKVDDRVANHLARAGILAFGNVKGSDATAIARAVGARRLGTVADIDPDDLGYADSVDIERFGTDDLVVVEGGAAAAAVTLLLRGGTEHVVDELERAVTDAVDGVVAAVESGGVVPGAGATEIAVVSRVREAAARIAGRKQLAVEAFADAVEALPRTLAENTGMDPIDAMVDLRTHHEREGRAGIISGGRTGSVGDPVEYGILDPAAVKREAVGSAAEAATMILRIDDVIAAR, encoded by the coding sequence ATGCAGCAACCGCTGTACATTCTGACCGAAGACACGCAGCGGACCCAGGGCCGAAACGCTCAGGATTCGAACATCCGCGCGGGGAAAGCCGTCGCGAACGCCGTACGCACCACGCTCGGGCCGCGTGGGATGGACAAGATGCTCGTCGACGCCTCCGGCACCGTCGTCGTGACCAACGATGGCGCGACCATCCTCGGCGAGATGGACATCGAACACCCCGCCGCGAAGATGATCGTCGAAGTCGCCGAGACACAGGAGGAGTCGGTCGGTGACGGCACGACCACCGCGGCCGTCCTCGCGGGCGAACTCCTCGCCCGCGCCGAGGATCTCCTCGACAGCGACCTCCACCCGACCGTCGTGGTCGAAGGGTACGACGAGGCCGTCGGCATCGCGCTGACCGCCATCGGCGAGATGACACTGGAGGCCGACCTCGACGACGACCTGCTCGCTCGCGTCGCGGAGTCGAGCATGACGGGCAAGGGAACCGGCGACGTGTCCGCGGAGATTCTCGCGGAGCGTGTCGTCGCGGCCGTTCGCCACGTCACCACTGACGGCGACATCGACCACGACAGCATCCACATCACCACGCACACGGGCGCGAGTTCGAGCGCGACCCGCCTCGTCGAGGGCGTCGTCGTCGACAAGGATCCCCTCGTCGACGCCATGCCCCGTTCCGTCGAGGAGGCGACCGTGGCGGTCGTCGACGTCAAACTCGACGTGCGCAAGAGTTCGGTCGACACCGAGTACGCGATCACCAGCGTCGACCAGCTCGACGCGGCGCTCGACGCCGAGGAGACGGAACTCCGCGGCTACGCATCCGCCCTCGCCGACGCCGGCGTCGACGTGGTCTTCTGCACCAAAAAGGTGGACGACCGCGTCGCCAACCACCTCGCCCGTGCCGGCATCCTCGCGTTCGGCAACGTGAAGGGCAGTGACGCGACGGCCATCGCCCGCGCCGTCGGCGCGCGTCGACTCGGCACCGTGGCCGACATCGATCCCGACGACCTCGGCTACGCCGACTCGGTCGACATCGAACGCTTCGGCACCGACGACCTCGTGGTCGTCGAGGGCGGCGCGGCCGCCGCGGCCGTGACGCTCCTCCTCCGGGGCGGCACCGAACACGTCGTGGACGAACTCGAACGCGCGGTGACGGACGCCGTCGACGGCGTCGTCGCCGCGGTAGAATCGGGCGGCGTCGTGCCCGGCGCCGGCGCGACCGAAATCGCCGTCGTCAGCCGCGTCCGCGAGGCGGCCGCGCGGATCGCCGGCCGGAAACAACTCGCCGTCGAGGCGTTCGCCGACGCCGTCGAGGCGCTCCCGCGCACGCTCGCAGAGAACACGGGCATGGACCCCATCGACGCGATGGTCGACCTGCGCACCCACCACGAACGCGAGGGCCGCGCGGGCATCATCTCCGGCGGACGCACCGGGAGCGTCGGCGACCCCGTCGAGTACGGCATCCTCGACCCCGCGGCGGTGAAGCGGGAGGCCGTCGGCTCCGCGGCCGAGGCGGCGACGATGATCCTCCGTATCGACGACGTGATCGCGGCGCGCTAA
- the trpC gene encoding indole-3-glycerol phosphate synthase — MDANGEELAPAVRSILAAARDRAGGEERLSVDARSFPAAVADAEAEGRVPVIAEVKPTSPTTDGRRDDEPVDLARAMVDGGATAISVLTEPDHFGGTPESLARIREAVDVPVLRKDFIVQESQLDLVASDLILLIARFVDDLDALVTAAEERGFQPLVEVHTREELDRALEAGADLIGVNNRDLAQLEVDLDTFETIAPHVPDDVTLIAESGIGSAADVRRMREAGADALLIGSAIMDGDVTENVRRFTTA; from the coding sequence ATGGACGCTAATGGTGAAGAACTGGCGCCCGCGGTGCGCTCGATACTGGCGGCCGCCCGGGACCGGGCCGGTGGCGAGGAACGCCTGTCGGTCGACGCCCGGTCGTTCCCGGCCGCCGTCGCGGACGCGGAGGCGGAGGGGCGGGTGCCGGTGATCGCGGAGGTGAAGCCGACCAGCCCCACGACCGATGGGCGGCGCGACGACGAACCGGTCGACCTCGCACGAGCGATGGTCGACGGCGGCGCGACGGCGATTTCGGTGTTGACCGAACCCGACCACTTTGGGGGGACGCCCGAGTCGCTGGCGCGGATCCGGGAGGCCGTCGACGTGCCCGTTCTGCGCAAGGACTTTATCGTACAGGAGTCCCAACTCGACCTCGTGGCGTCGGACCTGATCCTGTTGATCGCGCGGTTCGTGGACGACCTCGACGCTCTCGTCACCGCGGCCGAGGAGCGCGGCTTCCAGCCGCTCGTCGAGGTGCACACCCGCGAGGAACTCGACCGGGCGCTCGAGGCGGGGGCGGACCTGATCGGCGTCAACAACCGCGATCTGGCGCAACTCGAAGTCGACCTCGACACCTTCGAGACCATCGCGCCCCACGTCCCCGACGACGTGACGCTGATCGCGGAGAGCGGGATCGGGTCGGCCGCGGACGTGCGGCGGATGCGCGAGGCGGGCGCCGACGCCCTCCTCATCGGCAGTGCGATCATGGACGGTGACGTAACCGAGAACGTGCGGCGATTTACGACAGCATGA